In one Nymphaea colorata isolate Beijing-Zhang1983 unplaced genomic scaffold, ASM883128v2 scaffold0763, whole genome shotgun sequence genomic region, the following are encoded:
- the LOC116245600 gene encoding uncharacterized protein LOC116245600: MGHMLFIDQPLNVGFSYSGNRTGTQQVSSSNEGALHLVNFLYNFYREWPKLAASPLYITGESFAGHYIPAFAREILLNETFKAATKVNLKGVAIGDGWVDPINQFNYYDSLLYSAGIISNKFREDDYVINTAGVLNYLNSVNWNYISNWKRARKDVWRINNQIRGWAKTYGNLWFVLVNRAGHLVPTDQPESAFNMFGHFVRDDRNWNQ, encoded by the exons ATGGGCCACATGCTGTTCATCGACCAGCCTCTGAACGTGGGCTTCTCGTACTCGGGAAACCGCACGGGAACGCAGCAGGTGAGCTCCTCCAACGAAGGCGCACTCCACTTGGTAAACTTCCTCTACAATTTCTATAGGGAATGGCCGAAACTGGCTGCCAGTCCACTCTATATCACTGGAGAATCATTCGCAGGCCACTACATTCCCGCATTTGCAAGGGAAATCCTGCTTAACGAAACCTTCAAGGCCGCTACTAAGGTGAATCTGAAGGGCGTGGCTATCGGTGACGGTTGGGTAGATCCAATCAACCAATTCAACTACTACGACTCCCTCCTCTACTCCGCAGGCATCATCAGCAACAAGTTCAGAGAG GACGACTACGTCATCAACACAGCTGGCGTCCTCAACTACCTCAACTCAGTCAACTGGAACTACATTTCCAATTGGAAACGCGCCAGGAAGGATGTGTGGCGCATCAACAACCAGATCAGGGGATGGGCAAAGACCTACGGAAACCTGTGGTTCGTGCTGGTCAACCGCGCAGGCCACCTCGTCCCCACCGACCAGCCAGAATCCGCCTTCAACATGTTCGGCCACTTTGTTCGCGACGATAGAAACTGGAACCAATGA